One genomic region from Parachlamydia acanthamoebae encodes:
- a CDS encoding ribose-phosphate diphosphokinase produces MPSPSSHLLLFSGSSHPTLAQQVADYLGVKLGQVQLERFPDGEISVQILENVRGRDTFVIQPIALDPNNYLMELLIMIDALKRASAHSIAAVIPYYGYCRQDRKDKPRVPITAKLVANLLVDAGATRILTMDLHAGQLQGFFDIPVDNLQARLRLGEAFNDLMPSNFAVVAPDVGSVKLARDYAHQLGVDLAIASKHRTSVSDVQIATLFGDVEGKDVLLADDMCSTAGTLVSAAKACQEKGARRIFAAVTHGLFVGNAVARIEKSPIETVLVSNTIPYTDRLSQSTKIKIVSVASLLGQAISCILSRQSISSLYEINEA; encoded by the coding sequence ATGCCCAGTCCGTCATCACACTTGCTTTTGTTTTCCGGGTCATCACATCCGACATTAGCTCAACAAGTGGCCGACTATCTGGGAGTTAAGCTAGGTCAAGTTCAGTTAGAGCGTTTTCCAGATGGAGAAATTTCCGTTCAAATTTTGGAAAATGTGCGTGGACGAGACACGTTTGTTATTCAACCGATTGCTCTCGACCCAAACAACTACTTGATGGAGCTTCTTATAATGATTGATGCTCTTAAACGAGCGTCAGCCCATAGCATAGCAGCCGTCATCCCTTATTATGGGTATTGCCGGCAAGATCGCAAAGATAAACCCCGTGTTCCGATTACAGCTAAGTTGGTGGCCAATCTCTTAGTAGATGCCGGAGCAACAAGAATCTTAACGATGGACTTGCATGCAGGGCAACTTCAAGGTTTTTTTGATATTCCTGTTGACAATTTGCAAGCGCGTCTCCGTCTAGGAGAAGCCTTCAATGATCTGATGCCAAGCAATTTTGCTGTTGTAGCCCCTGATGTGGGAAGTGTTAAACTCGCAAGAGATTATGCACATCAACTCGGAGTGGATTTAGCAATAGCAAGTAAACACCGGACGAGTGTATCAGATGTGCAAATTGCAACTCTATTTGGGGATGTCGAAGGAAAAGATGTACTTCTCGCTGATGATATGTGTTCCACCGCTGGAACGCTAGTGTCAGCTGCGAAAGCGTGCCAAGAGAAGGGAGCCCGTCGGATTTTTGCTGCAGTTACGCACGGTTTATTTGTTGGAAATGCCGTTGCAAGAATTGAAAAAAGTCCCATTGAAACGGTGCTCGTAAGTAATACAATTCCTTACACAGATCGACTTAGTCAATCGACTAAAATCAAAATCGTATCTGTCGCAAGTCTCTTAGGTCAGGCAATCAGCTGTATTTTATCACGGCAGTCCATCTCTTCCCTATACGAAATTAACGAAGCGTAG
- a CDS encoding 50S ribosomal protein L25/general stress protein Ctc, which yields MKLKAFKRNVEKRCNVNKLRREGKIPAVIYKKGSSGEELSVDSIMFTAALRKVEPGHLSTTIFILEDENGAERRVIVKEIQYNVTNYDVIHLDFEELIDGTPVNVKVPIEIVGVADCPGIKLGGVPRQVIRSLKVRCLPKDIPASFPIDISTLSLGESRRLSDLEIANTLRPLMNLSEVAVAIVKR from the coding sequence ATGAAACTCAAAGCTTTTAAACGAAATGTTGAAAAAAGATGTAACGTCAATAAGCTACGTCGCGAAGGAAAAATTCCTGCGGTTATTTATAAAAAAGGAAGTTCTGGTGAAGAACTTTCAGTAGACAGTATCATGTTTACAGCAGCTCTCCGTAAAGTTGAGCCAGGCCATCTTTCAACAACAATTTTTATTCTTGAAGATGAAAATGGTGCTGAAAGACGAGTCATTGTTAAAGAAATCCAATACAACGTCACAAATTATGATGTGATTCACTTGGATTTTGAAGAATTAATTGATGGAACACCTGTCAATGTGAAAGTGCCAATCGAAATCGTAGGCGTTGCTGATTGCCCAGGAATTAAATTAGGTGGCGTTCCACGTCAGGTTATCCGTTCATTGAAAGTACGCTGCTTGCCAAAAGATATTCCAGCTTCATTCCCGATTGACATTTCAACTTTGTCCCTCGGCGAATCAAGACGTCTTTCTGATTTGGAAATCGCAAATACACTCCGTCCTTTGATGAATTTGAGTGAAGTTGCTGTTGCCATCGTTAAACGTTAA
- the pth gene encoding aminoacyl-tRNA hydrolase, producing MEEVSKQHLFVGLGNPGKKYEMTRHNIGFLVLQAYAQQFGFTLAPDSKFKGTVAKKKFHSGEVHLLLPATFMNESGQAVKRYVDFYKIPISSMTVVVDDADLSFGAIRLRSQGSAGGHNGLKSIISHLGTTQFARLRMGIGRPDRESSLDDLADYVLDNFSQNEMPHLASFLQQGANILERLLTQDLAAAMNVVNKSS from the coding sequence TTGGAAGAAGTATCCAAACAACACCTCTTTGTAGGACTGGGAAATCCTGGCAAGAAATATGAGATGACTCGACATAACATTGGGTTTCTCGTCCTTCAAGCCTATGCTCAGCAGTTTGGATTTACACTTGCACCAGATAGTAAATTTAAGGGAACGGTAGCAAAAAAGAAATTTCACTCAGGAGAAGTTCATCTTTTGCTGCCTGCCACCTTTATGAATGAAAGCGGGCAAGCTGTTAAACGTTATGTCGATTTTTACAAGATTCCCATTTCATCTATGACGGTTGTTGTGGATGATGCCGATCTTTCCTTTGGAGCTATACGCTTAAGATCGCAGGGGAGTGCAGGTGGGCATAACGGACTTAAAAGCATTATTAGCCACTTAGGAACTACCCAATTTGCACGTTTGCGAATGGGAATTGGCCGTCCAGATCGAGAAAGTTCACTGGATGACCTAGCAGATTATGTATTAGATAACTTTTCACAAAATGAGATGCCTCATTTAGCCTCCTTCTTACAACAAGGGGCTAACATTTTAGAGAGATTACTGACGCAAGACCTGGCAGCAGCCATGAATGTCGTCAATAAGAGTTCTTAG
- the rpsF gene encoding 30S ribosomal protein S6 codes for MSEKQKHLYEGMYVISATLSDEARKKALEKIQNGITEHGGEILKVHDQGRRRLAYQIDGHREGYYYLLYFSVDPAAISELWHDYHLNEDLIRFITLRTDKVMEKIEFKSLVEAQ; via the coding sequence ATGAGTGAAAAACAAAAGCATTTATACGAGGGGATGTATGTCATCAGCGCGACACTAAGCGATGAGGCACGCAAGAAAGCCCTTGAAAAGATTCAAAATGGAATCACTGAACATGGGGGAGAAATCCTTAAAGTTCACGACCAAGGAAGACGTCGATTGGCCTACCAAATCGATGGACACCGCGAAGGGTACTATTATTTACTTTATTTTAGTGTCGATCCTGCCGCTATTTCCGAACTTTGGCATGATTATCATTTAAACGAAGATCTGATCCGTTTCATTACTCTACGCACAGATAAAGTAATGGAAAAAATTGAGTTTAAATCTTTGGTTGAAGCACAGTAA
- the rpsR gene encoding 30S ribosomal protein S18, which produces MSTRNTKRAHPRDQRARKRKTCPFTAAGITEIDYKDVSTLSKFITERGKILPRRITGVSAYHQKRLAEAIKRARHIALLPFVAEV; this is translated from the coding sequence ATGTCAACAAGAAACACAAAGCGTGCACATCCAAGAGATCAGCGTGCGCGTAAGCGTAAAACATGTCCTTTTACTGCTGCTGGGATCACAGAAATTGATTACAAAGATGTGAGTACCCTCAGCAAGTTCATTACCGAGCGAGGTAAAATTTTGCCACGTCGTATTACTGGTGTCTCAGCCTATCACCAAAAACGTTTAGCAGAAGCCATTAAGCGAGCACGTCATATCGCTTTGTTGCCGTTTGTGGCTGAAGTATAA
- the rplI gene encoding 50S ribosomal protein L9 — translation MAHKLLLIEDVENLGRSGDLVSVKPGYARNFLLPQGVAVPADKRSLRMRARLQEEREKKAAVDRSESEKIAAQLAEVTLTSIVKVDHDGHMYGSVSIADIAHLLSTQQVELEKRSIGLKHPIKEIGVYTIPVKLKEGVTGSFTLKVISEEASRQAAEAESAEKSE, via the coding sequence ATGGCACACAAATTGCTATTAATTGAAGATGTAGAAAATCTTGGACGAAGCGGAGATCTCGTATCAGTTAAGCCTGGATACGCACGTAATTTCCTTTTGCCTCAAGGCGTTGCAGTTCCTGCAGATAAGCGTTCTCTTAGAATGCGAGCACGTTTACAAGAAGAACGTGAGAAAAAAGCTGCTGTGGACAGATCTGAATCAGAAAAAATTGCAGCTCAATTGGCTGAAGTCACTTTGACATCTATTGTGAAAGTTGACCATGATGGACATATGTATGGTTCCGTGTCAATTGCAGATATTGCTCATTTACTTTCTACTCAGCAAGTTGAATTAGAGAAGCGTTCTATTGGTCTAAAGCATCCTATTAAAGAAATTGGAGTTTACACAATTCCAGTGAAATTAAAAGAAGGTGTGACAGGATCGTTTACGTTGAAAGTGATTTCAGAAGAAGCTAGCCGTCAGGCAGCAGAGGCTGAAAGCGCAGAAAAAAGCGAATAA
- the ispE gene encoding 4-(cytidine 5'-diphospho)-2-C-methyl-D-erythritol kinase — MVYSFSLLGVSGMLTLYSPAKINLFLQILSRQDDGYHRLATLMQTIKLADTLHVALADQDELTCTDPSIPTDGSNLVLKAAKLFREISGLSVGIRVHLEKKIPHQAGLGGGSSNAATTLWALNQLTGQTLSTFQLMQASGKIGSDIPFFFSKGTAFCTGRGEIVQALPPFQNESVTIVKPTEGLETARIYGQLDLNDTCKENSERLLHSFMYPNQIPLLVNDLEKPAFGCLPQLEDLKRQLQRSGFKSVLMSGSGSAFFCLGQSEKELPTDLFSCQTSFVNRSAENWYTL; from the coding sequence GTGGTTTATTCATTTTCTCTCCTTGGAGTTTCTGGCATGCTCACCCTCTATTCTCCAGCTAAAATCAATCTTTTCTTACAGATTCTTTCGCGTCAAGATGATGGATATCACCGTTTGGCAACCCTCATGCAAACCATTAAGTTAGCCGACACCTTGCATGTTGCGCTTGCGGATCAAGATGAGCTAACGTGTACCGACCCTTCCATCCCTACAGATGGATCAAATTTAGTTTTAAAAGCAGCCAAGCTGTTTCGTGAAATAAGTGGTTTGTCCGTTGGAATTCGAGTGCATTTGGAAAAAAAAATCCCTCATCAAGCTGGTTTGGGAGGAGGGAGTAGCAATGCCGCTACCACGCTATGGGCTCTCAACCAACTCACTGGCCAAACATTATCGACATTTCAACTGATGCAAGCAAGTGGAAAAATAGGTTCGGATATCCCTTTCTTTTTTTCTAAAGGAACAGCCTTTTGTACAGGGCGCGGAGAGATTGTGCAAGCACTCCCTCCTTTTCAAAATGAATCCGTTACAATTGTTAAACCTACAGAGGGATTGGAGACAGCTAGGATCTACGGTCAATTGGATTTGAATGATACTTGCAAAGAGAATTCCGAACGATTGCTCCATTCGTTTATGTATCCCAATCAGATTCCTCTTTTGGTGAATGATCTCGAGAAACCCGCCTTCGGCTGTTTGCCTCAGCTGGAAGATTTAAAGCGGCAATTGCAGCGATCAGGATTTAAATCTGTTCTGATGTCTGGGAGTGGTTCTGCATTTTTTTGTTTGGGTCAATCTGAAAAAGAACTTCCGACAGACCTCTTTAGTTGCCAGACAAGCTTTGTTAATCGCTCTGCAGAAAATTGGTATACGCTTTAA
- a CDS encoding AAA family ATPase codes for MKLKYLDIRRMPGFLHQGLRYKQEDLAKSNLHVVIGANGVGKTTTCKAIRALLWPSLSHLEPTSLHSIWITEGEKIELSLEGKHWKCTPANPELQKQLPPPSYASCYTLTIEDLLSSASDQDFAAEIAKQARGGYDLSHVRNHPFFTIGRFKGKSDKQDLDLALKNLRLAKEQQRSLKQDEESLFTIEKEIEAASHSQSLLPLLEDALRWKELDEGMQALSMQIRGYPAQLEKFRENDQEIYQQLRMQKQEYGLRLNKIEKEMTKEQEVLKGLPFSHLSLPSPQTLENIQALLDQLKEVQDDKNHVKQALTQANQSLSKYRAFIHLSHTDTFTLEELSRAQQWTQDYEVLKQKREIIQTRIHILENSSTVIYPPETLREGTALLNLWKATRTYSPNQHWVACLFTLLLSLFFLIIPSLSNFPWEWALMGSSCGLMTLFLWLWNHPYDIVKQAKEKVQNQYKALQLPLPHAWSDEDVAHTLNAIESHWGQALRHQEDTGLRQELSFHAESLEKQWDHLCAALELYPMEQERISYPILYDSIKNVILLQTSIENHEQKLALHVDEEKTILKKLCAFFHVFTEQELTHHARAWQLFLDVCHQFEQIRTCQSHLSHLQEQFDHLKQDLNVLQENIDALYKRCECTSEEILLECLHLFSAYHQLRQTYQHKQIEAEVLKQRLAQHPNLLNLSHVELQNLKNTSLLMAKGIERWMEKKTAIKQALQFAENAYQLEDAHTQVLEKQAKFERVFEEFGLAIAGQTLLDKIEKDYQRESQPEVFSIANEWFSRFTKAHFSLIIPEQTTNGFEFLAYDTKSCEIKKLHELSRGTQSQLILAVRLAFNLFIEKEKKPLPFFLDETLSGSDTERFYEIARSLCEIAAAGRQIFYFTCREADMHAWEQVVKDHKGLTFNRIDLSSMQPLEKIVPSMIPMQTRQPLPEETLVDYAAFFTIPQIIPHLGKGHVHVYHLLEEAEELYYLQHLHIQTYGQLKQQMELGKIQRSFGNEKTWKKIASKGLILEQFFACWNVGRGKAIDAEILTRCGVSDKYLEPILAIADQTHYNSSKLLEILAAKQDERLKGFRLQTLSRLKEVLIEEGYVDTREPLSLESFQIELLQIAGPSIQAGILTPQETIQFINQLGDRIKAYTNFLQSD; via the coding sequence ATGAAGCTAAAATATCTCGATATTCGACGCATGCCGGGTTTTCTTCATCAAGGCCTACGCTACAAGCAAGAAGATTTAGCAAAGTCTAATTTGCATGTCGTGATTGGAGCTAATGGTGTTGGTAAAACAACGACCTGTAAAGCCATTCGAGCTCTGTTATGGCCCTCTCTTTCTCACTTAGAGCCAACCTCCTTGCATAGCATTTGGATTACAGAAGGAGAAAAAATAGAGCTTTCCTTAGAAGGAAAACATTGGAAATGTACACCCGCCAATCCTGAGCTACAAAAACAATTACCTCCACCTTCCTATGCTTCTTGCTATACATTAACGATTGAAGATCTTCTGTCTTCGGCTTCTGATCAAGACTTTGCTGCAGAGATCGCAAAACAGGCTCGTGGAGGCTATGACCTTAGCCATGTTCGTAATCATCCTTTTTTCACGATTGGACGCTTCAAAGGCAAATCAGATAAACAAGATCTTGATCTAGCTCTAAAGAATCTGCGTTTAGCAAAAGAGCAACAACGATCTCTTAAACAAGACGAAGAGTCCCTTTTTACAATTGAGAAAGAGATTGAGGCAGCGAGTCATTCTCAGAGCTTACTTCCCCTCTTAGAAGATGCATTGCGCTGGAAAGAACTTGATGAAGGGATGCAGGCTTTATCTATGCAAATACGTGGTTATCCCGCTCAACTTGAAAAATTTCGAGAAAATGATCAGGAGATCTATCAACAGCTTCGCATGCAAAAGCAAGAATATGGCCTACGTCTTAACAAAATTGAAAAAGAGATGACCAAAGAACAAGAAGTGCTTAAAGGGCTTCCTTTTTCACATCTTTCTTTACCTTCTCCACAAACTTTAGAGAACATTCAAGCCTTACTCGATCAGCTAAAAGAAGTCCAAGATGACAAAAATCATGTTAAACAAGCTTTGACCCAGGCAAACCAATCTTTAAGTAAGTATCGAGCTTTTATTCATTTATCCCATACGGATACTTTTACTTTGGAAGAACTCTCGCGGGCTCAACAATGGACGCAAGATTATGAGGTGCTTAAACAAAAACGAGAGATTATACAAACCCGTATACATATCCTTGAAAATTCCTCTACGGTCATCTATCCTCCTGAAACACTACGCGAAGGCACAGCCCTTTTAAATTTGTGGAAGGCCACACGTACCTACAGTCCAAATCAACATTGGGTAGCCTGCTTATTTACCTTACTTTTAAGTTTGTTTTTTCTGATCATACCGTCTTTGTCTAACTTTCCTTGGGAATGGGCTCTCATGGGGTCTTCATGTGGATTAATGACTCTTTTTCTATGGTTATGGAATCATCCTTACGATATTGTTAAGCAAGCCAAAGAAAAAGTTCAAAATCAATACAAAGCCCTGCAGCTTCCGCTTCCACATGCATGGAGCGATGAAGATGTTGCACACACACTAAATGCAATCGAAAGCCATTGGGGACAAGCTCTTCGTCATCAGGAAGATACTGGTCTTCGTCAAGAATTATCCTTTCATGCTGAAAGCTTAGAAAAGCAATGGGACCATCTGTGTGCAGCATTGGAACTTTATCCCATGGAGCAAGAACGTATTTCATATCCGATTCTTTATGACTCGATTAAGAATGTGATTCTTTTACAAACGAGTATTGAAAATCATGAGCAAAAACTTGCATTGCATGTCGATGAAGAAAAAACCATTCTCAAAAAGCTATGCGCATTTTTTCATGTTTTTACCGAACAAGAATTAACCCATCATGCGCGCGCTTGGCAGCTATTTTTAGATGTTTGTCATCAATTCGAACAAATTCGTACTTGTCAAAGTCATCTCTCCCATTTACAAGAGCAATTTGATCATCTTAAGCAAGATCTGAATGTTTTGCAAGAAAACATAGACGCCTTGTACAAACGCTGTGAATGTACCTCCGAAGAGATTTTGTTAGAATGCTTACATCTATTTTCTGCTTACCATCAATTGCGTCAAACCTACCAACACAAACAAATTGAAGCAGAAGTCTTAAAGCAACGGTTAGCACAACATCCAAATCTTTTAAATCTTTCACATGTTGAGCTCCAAAATTTGAAAAATACCTCTTTGCTCATGGCAAAAGGCATAGAACGATGGATGGAGAAAAAAACCGCAATCAAACAAGCTCTTCAGTTCGCTGAAAATGCTTATCAACTCGAAGATGCACATACACAAGTGCTGGAAAAACAAGCAAAGTTTGAACGTGTATTTGAAGAATTTGGGCTAGCGATTGCTGGTCAGACCCTTCTAGATAAAATTGAAAAGGACTATCAAAGAGAGAGCCAACCCGAAGTCTTTTCGATCGCCAATGAGTGGTTTTCGCGCTTTACAAAAGCACATTTTTCCTTAATTATTCCTGAGCAAACGACAAATGGATTTGAATTTTTAGCTTACGACACAAAGTCTTGCGAAATCAAAAAACTCCATGAACTTTCTCGAGGAACACAATCTCAGCTCATCTTGGCTGTTAGATTAGCGTTTAATCTCTTCATTGAAAAAGAGAAAAAACCCTTACCCTTTTTCTTAGATGAAACCCTCAGTGGGTCAGACACGGAACGTTTTTATGAAATAGCAAGATCTCTCTGTGAAATCGCTGCTGCAGGCAGACAGATTTTTTATTTTACCTGCCGTGAAGCCGATATGCACGCTTGGGAACAGGTTGTAAAAGATCACAAAGGTTTAACTTTCAATCGGATTGATCTTTCATCGATGCAACCATTAGAAAAAATAGTCCCCAGCATGATCCCTATGCAAACTCGACAGCCATTGCCAGAAGAAACTCTTGTAGATTATGCGGCCTTTTTTACAATCCCCCAAATCATTCCGCATCTAGGGAAGGGACATGTGCATGTTTATCATCTTTTAGAGGAAGCCGAAGAGCTTTATTATTTGCAACATTTGCACATCCAAACGTACGGCCAATTGAAGCAACAGATGGAGTTAGGTAAAATCCAACGTTCTTTTGGAAATGAAAAGACTTGGAAAAAAATTGCCTCAAAGGGACTCATCCTAGAGCAATTTTTCGCATGCTGGAATGTGGGAAGAGGAAAAGCTATTGATGCCGAAATTCTAACGCGTTGTGGAGTGAGTGATAAATACCTTGAGCCCATCTTAGCCATCGCAGATCAAACTCATTACAACAGTTCTAAACTGCTTGAAATCTTAGCAGCAAAACAAGATGAGCGATTAAAAGGTTTTCGTCTGCAAACATTGTCTAGGCTAAAAGAAGTACTTATCGAGGAAGGATATGTGGATACACGAGAACCCCTTTCATTAGAAAGTTTTCAAATCGAGCTTCTGCAAATTGCAGGCCCCTCCATTCAAGCAGGGATTCTCACTCCTCAGGAAACAATACAGTTTATCAACCAACTTGGGGACAGAATTAAAGCGTATACCAATTTTCTGCAGAGCGATTAA
- a CDS encoding metallophosphoesterase family protein, which translates to MSVPLMPNSVRLLCLADLHLGRSSPPLPEGLTATQFTSRAAWEAIVHYAVSPENKIDAVLLCGDAVDQDDLFFETFHVFEKGIRALIDAKIPLIAVTGNHDASVFRKLAQTISSPFFHLLGKDGKWESLLLTLNCRNIRFDGWSFPENHVSYNPLQRYHNDLPSISSTDPVIGLLHCDCPGTALSRYAPVKVQDFDGLPPLAWALGHIHKPTTLYQNPLVFYCGSPQGLDASENGDHGAHLLEILPNHEIKKNFISFAKIRWENIQLSISQTDIDNFEERLIREFSALHASFENHSPFLQAVGCRLTLIGSHSAYRQIPTLIEKMQNRVLFSINSVEYFIEHTQNYTQPSYDLKQLSELSDPAGLLAKQLLALENSLPDVQSILQMTRARLSSAQEKYAYFSQFEVSDEQIKAWLLQSGYQALDLLLSQKEKE; encoded by the coding sequence GTGAGTGTACCACTCATGCCTAACTCCGTGCGCTTGCTTTGCTTAGCAGATTTGCATCTAGGTCGCAGCTCTCCTCCTCTTCCGGAAGGCTTGACGGCGACACAATTTACATCTCGAGCGGCTTGGGAAGCGATTGTACACTATGCTGTGTCTCCTGAAAATAAAATTGACGCGGTATTGCTTTGTGGGGATGCTGTAGATCAAGATGACCTCTTTTTTGAGACTTTTCACGTTTTTGAAAAGGGTATCAGAGCACTAATTGATGCCAAAATTCCCCTTATCGCCGTGACAGGAAACCATGATGCCTCTGTTTTTCGAAAACTAGCCCAAACCATATCGTCCCCTTTCTTTCATTTATTAGGCAAAGACGGAAAATGGGAATCGCTTCTTCTCACTTTAAATTGCCGCAATATTCGATTTGATGGATGGTCTTTTCCTGAAAATCATGTGTCTTATAATCCCCTACAACGCTATCACAATGACTTGCCCTCGATAAGTTCGACAGACCCTGTCATCGGCCTCTTACATTGTGACTGCCCAGGAACAGCTTTAAGTCGATACGCTCCTGTAAAAGTGCAGGATTTTGATGGATTGCCTCCATTAGCTTGGGCTTTAGGACATATTCATAAACCGACTACTCTTTATCAAAATCCCTTAGTTTTTTATTGTGGTTCTCCTCAAGGTTTAGATGCGAGTGAAAATGGTGACCATGGAGCTCATCTTTTAGAAATTTTGCCAAATCATGAAATCAAAAAAAATTTCATTTCTTTTGCCAAAATTCGTTGGGAAAATATCCAATTATCCATTTCTCAAACGGACATAGATAACTTTGAAGAAAGACTCATACGTGAATTTTCTGCATTGCATGCATCCTTTGAAAACCACTCTCCGTTTTTGCAAGCTGTAGGATGTCGTTTGACTTTGATAGGCAGTCATTCCGCTTATAGGCAAATCCCCACCCTGATCGAAAAAATGCAAAACCGCGTCCTTTTTTCCATCAACTCGGTGGAGTATTTCATTGAACATACGCAAAATTACACACAGCCCTCTTATGATTTAAAACAGTTAAGTGAACTTTCTGATCCAGCGGGTCTACTGGCCAAGCAGTTGCTTGCACTAGAAAATAGCTTGCCAGATGTTCAGTCAATTTTGCAAATGACACGAGCACGCCTTTCTTCTGCGCAAGAAAAGTATGCATACTTTTCCCAGTTCGAAGTTTCCGATGAGCAAATAAAAGCATGGTTATTGCAATCTGGCTATCAAGCCCTCGATCTTCTGCTCAGTCAAAAGGAAAAAGAATGA